From the Lolium rigidum isolate FL_2022 chromosome 2, APGP_CSIRO_Lrig_0.1, whole genome shotgun sequence genome, one window contains:
- the LOC124692174 gene encoding uncharacterized protein LOC124692174, translating into MLLFSRRPFPSPRLPIRRLLRCRCTYSPVSSAPYHESFARRMALAGIHPHHRIAVGVSGGPDSMALCVLAAAWKKAVERKSEDKGSVAPGFVEGLLGVVVDHGLRLESAQEAQLVRARVHAMGVMCEIATCEWPNGRPNLGHLQEAAREMRYQKLLDICIKQQIGVLLIAHHSDDQAELFVLRLSRNSGVLGLAGTAFVSQLFAPNLKYDGHNFCRYGILLVRPMLEFSKNDMYKICQGSNHLWVEDPTNNSMQYARNRIRASLRCLSPDGAFQSELQKLIYACRLTRVCVSNACNMAIKQSVTITEYGYAVIDLKKLDPQNVDDLCLSQYLACVLQFVSQRHRPIRGRATRLFIDYIRNTPCKGALTVAGCYICTFPRSKSTKILVCCSADLLESFSGEMSYKCSYEEQPPPVPEIDHVALEARLYSNQFLQCSSIPFLSHESSTDVLNRAKDLNIIGDFSFEKLLNLQTEEHQKFIRTTEHKYEEQYLGKTSFPDVKVLWLWPGETCHFMSRFLITWNTLEAVPNGICSYDSQKGICQHCAVNQDGSLAVRHMFDTDWLFLAEVSRIGSVEENQNVSKVSSEKLKDDELLNHSNYLQLSATKALEVLRSIPASARRTLPVLTNSQGDILSIPSVGFRCCPSLSIEAVFHPRVPLGGGYTSYL; encoded by the exons ATGCTCCTCTTCTCCCGCCGCCCCTTCCCCTCACCCCGCCTCCCCATCCGCCGCCTCTTACGATGCCGCTGCACCTATTCCCCCGTCTCCTCCGCCCCGTACCACGAATCCTTCGCCCGCCGCATGGCCCTCGCTGGCATCCATCCCCACCACCGCATTG CGGTTGGGGTCTCCGGCGGGCCGGACTCCATGGCGCTCTGCGTGCTCGCGGCGGCTTGGAAGAAGGCGGTGGAGAGGAAGTCCGAGGACAAGGGATCCGTCGCCCCGGGGTTCGTGGAAGGGCTCCTCGGGGTCGTGGTCGACCATGGGCTGCGGCTAGAGAGCGCCCAGGAGGCGCAGCTAGTGCGTGCCCGGGTGCACGCCATGG GTGTCATGTGTGAGATTGCTACATGTGAGTGGCCAAATGGGCGGCCAAATCTTGGGCATCTGCAAGAGGCGGCCCGTGAAATGAG GTACCAAAAACTATTGGACATTTGTATAAAGCAACAAATAGGAGTCTTACTTATTGCACATCACTCTGATGACCAG GCAGAGCTCTTTGTTTTGAGATTATCTCGCAACAGCGGAGTTTTGGGTCTTGCTGGCACAGCCTTTGTCTCCCAATTGTTTGCACCTAATTTGAAATATGATGGACATAATTTTTGTCGTTACGGAATCCTTCTTGTTCGGCCCATGCTTGAATTTTCGAAAAATGACATGTATAAA ATATGTCAAGGAAGTAATCATTTGTGGGTTGAAGATCCAACAAATAATAGTATGCAGTATGCTAGGAACCGAATTCGGGCATCTTTGAGATGTTTATCCCCAGATG GTGCCTTTCAATCAGAACTTCAGAAACTGATCTATGCATGCCGGTTGACACGAGTGTGTGTCAGCAATGCCTGCAATATGGCCATCAAGCAGTCTGTCACAATAACCGAG TACGGGTACGCTGTCATTGACCTTAAAAAACTTGACCCACAAAATGTTGATGATCTTTGTCTTTCACAATATTTGGCATGCGTATTACAG TTTGTTTCACAGAGGCACAGGCCGATCCGTggaagagctactcgattgttCATAGACTACATTCGTAATACACCTTGCAAG GGTGCCCTTACTGTAGCTGGTTGTTACATTTGCACTTTTCCAAGGTCTAAAAGTACAAAAATACTAGTCTGTTGCTCTGCTGACTTGCTGGAGTCATTTTCTGGTGAGATGTCCTACAAGTGTTCCTATGAAGAACAGCCACCACCGGTACCTGAAATTGATCATGTAGCACTTGAAGCGCGCTTATACTCTAACCAATTTCTACAGTGCTCAAGCATACCTTTTTTGAGTCATGAATCCTCTACTGATGTTCTGAATAGAGCAAAGGATCTCAATATTATAGGTGATTTTTCGTTCGAAAAGCTCCTCAACCTGCAAACAGAAGAACATCAGAAATTTATAAGAACAACAGAACATAAATATGAGGAGCAATACTTGGGGAAAACAAGCTTTCCTGATGTGAAAGTTCTTTGGCTCTGGCCTGGCGAAACATGTCACTTTATGAGCAGGTTCTTGATTACATGGAATACTTTGGAAGCTGTTCCAAATGGAATATGTTCATATGACAGTCAAAAAGGGATATGCCAGCATTGTGCAGTGAATCAAGATGGAAGTCTCGCAGTTCGTCACATGTTTGATACCGATTGGTTGTTCCTTGCTGAAGTTTCTAGAATTGGCTCAGTGGAGGAGAACCAGAATGTCTCAAAAGTTTCCAGTGAGAAATTGAAGGACGATGAGCTCCTGAATCACTCTAATTATTTGCAATTATCAGCAACGAAAGCTCTTGAGGTGCTGAGATCTATTCCAGCTTCTGCAAGACGAACACTGCCAGTGCTGACCAATTCTCAAGGTGACATATTGAGCATACCG AGTGTTGGCTTCCGATGCTGTCCTAGCCTATCAATCGAAGCCGTATTTCATCCAAGAGTACCACTTGGTGGGGGATACACTTCATATTTATGA